The following proteins come from a genomic window of Lolium rigidum isolate FL_2022 chromosome 5, APGP_CSIRO_Lrig_0.1, whole genome shotgun sequence:
- the LOC124653044 gene encoding putative glutaredoxin-C14, with amino-acid sequence MDRVMKLASERAVVVFTQSSCCMCHTVARLFCDLGVNALVHELDQDPRGKEMERALLKMLGKGPSVPAVFIGGKLVGGTNRVMSLHLSGELVPMLRNAGALWL; translated from the coding sequence ATGGACCGTGTGATGAAGCTGGCGTCGGAGCGTGCGGTGGTGGTCTTCACTCAGAGCTCCTGCTGCATGTGCCACACCGTGGCGCGGCTCTTCTGTGACCTTGGTGTCAATGCGCTTGTGCACGAGCTGGACCAGGACCCTAGGGGAAAGGAGATGGAGAGAGCTCTCCtcaaaatgttggggaaaggCCCGTCTGTTCCGGCGGTGTTCATCGGCGGGAAGCTTGTCGGCGGGACAAACAGGGTCATGTCTCTGCATCTCTCCGGCGAGCTGGTCCCAATGCTGAGGAATGCAGGCGCCCTCTGGCTATAG
- the LOC124653551 gene encoding putative glutaredoxin-C14: MDCVMKLASERAVVIFTLSSCCMCHTVARLFRDLGVNAVVHELDQDPRGKEMEKALLKMLGKGPSVPVVFIGGKLVGGTNKVMSLHLGGELVPMLRNAGALWL; this comes from the coding sequence ATGGACTGTGTGATGAAGCTGGCATCGGAGCGTGCGGTGGTGATCTTCACTCTGAGTTCCTGCTGCATGTGCCACACCGTGGCGCGGCTCTTCCGTGACCTTGGTGTCAATGCGGTTGTGCACGAGCTGGACCAGGACCCTAGAGGAAAGGAGATGGAGAAAGCTCTCCTCAAAATGCTAGGGAAAGGCCCATCTGTTCCGGTGGTGTTCATCGGCGGGAAGCTTGTTGGCGGGACAAACAAGGTCATGTCTCTGCATCTTGGCGGTGAGCTGGTTCCGATGCTGAGGAATGCAGGCGCCCTCTGGCTATAG